One stretch of Cedecea neteri DNA includes these proteins:
- the citF gene encoding citrate lyase subunit alpha → MSNMTELLHLEYPHLSRLRSFDGAHQTTPWLADAEAKKTRKLCDTLEQAIAQSGLKDGMTISFHHAFREGDRVINHVVATLARLGFKNLTLASSSLMTCNEALIEPIRDGVISRIYTSGMRGKLAEAISHGLMAEPVQIHSHGGRVKLLQDGELKIDVAFLGVPCSDEYGNANGTHGKSCCGSLGYAKVDAHFARKVVLLTEELVPFPNMPASLMQDEVDYIVQVDTVGDPAKISVGAARVTSNPRELMIARTAAEVIEHSGYFRHGFSMQTGSGAAATACTRFMEEKMERNGVVARFALGGITGSLVDLHEKGLIEKLLDTQCFDGQAAASLSRNPNHIEISTNVYANPGAKATSCDQLDVVILSALEIDIDFNVNVITGSDGVMRGASGGHCDVASAANLTIVVAPLLRTRIPTVVKRVTTQVTPGESIDVLVTDHGVAVNPARPEIRERLESAGMKIVNIEDLYQRAISLTGEPKPIEFTPRIVGVIRYRDGSVIDVVRQVKEE, encoded by the coding sequence ATGAGCAATATGACCGAACTTTTACACCTTGAGTACCCGCACCTTTCTCGCCTGCGAAGCTTTGACGGGGCACATCAAACCACGCCGTGGCTGGCGGATGCCGAAGCGAAGAAAACCCGCAAGCTTTGCGACACGCTGGAGCAGGCGATTGCCCAAAGCGGGCTGAAAGACGGCATGACTATCTCCTTCCATCATGCTTTCCGGGAAGGCGATCGGGTGATTAATCACGTGGTTGCCACGCTGGCCCGCCTTGGTTTTAAAAACCTGACGCTGGCTTCAAGTTCGCTAATGACCTGCAACGAGGCGCTGATCGAACCCATTCGCGACGGCGTGATTAGCCGTATTTACACCTCCGGCATGCGCGGCAAACTGGCTGAAGCTATTTCTCACGGCCTGATGGCCGAACCGGTACAGATTCACTCCCACGGCGGGCGCGTGAAGCTGCTGCAGGACGGCGAGCTGAAAATCGACGTGGCGTTTCTCGGCGTGCCGTGCAGCGATGAATACGGCAACGCCAACGGTACCCACGGTAAATCCTGCTGTGGATCGCTGGGCTACGCCAAAGTGGACGCCCATTTTGCCCGCAAGGTCGTGCTGTTAACCGAAGAACTGGTGCCGTTCCCCAACATGCCCGCCAGCCTGATGCAGGACGAGGTGGACTACATCGTTCAGGTCGATACCGTGGGTGACCCGGCCAAAATCAGCGTCGGGGCGGCGCGCGTCACCAGCAACCCGCGCGAGCTGATGATTGCCCGTACCGCAGCCGAAGTCATTGAACATTCGGGTTACTTCCGCCACGGCTTTTCCATGCAGACCGGCTCCGGGGCGGCGGCCACCGCCTGCACGCGCTTTATGGAGGAAAAAATGGAGCGCAACGGCGTGGTGGCACGCTTTGCCCTCGGCGGGATCACCGGCAGCCTGGTGGATCTCCACGAAAAAGGGCTGATCGAAAAACTGCTTGATACCCAGTGTTTTGACGGTCAGGCGGCGGCCTCGCTGTCGCGCAATCCTAACCACATTGAGATCTCCACCAACGTCTACGCCAACCCCGGCGCGAAGGCCACGAGCTGCGACCAGCTTGACGTGGTGATCCTCAGCGCGCTGGAGATCGACATCGACTTTAACGTCAATGTGATAACCGGATCGGACGGCGTGATGCGTGGCGCATCCGGCGGGCACTGCGACGTGGCGAGCGCGGCAAACCTGACGATTGTGGTTGCTCCGCTGCTGCGGACCCGAATTCCGACCGTCGTCAAACGGGTGACCACGCAAGTCACGCCGGGTGAAAGCATTGACGTGCTGGTGACGGATCACGGCGTGGCGGTTAACCCGGCCCGCCCGGAGATCCGCGAGCGGCTTGAAAGCGCGGGGATGAAGATCGTCAACATCGAAGATCTTTATCAGCGCGCCATTTCCCTGACCGGCGAACCGAAGCCGATCGAATTTACGCCGCGCATCGTCGGTGTGATCCGCTACCGCGACGGCAGCGTGATCGACGTGGTGCGCCAGGTAAAAGAGGAGTAA
- the citX gene encoding citrate lyase holo-[acyl-carrier protein] synthase yields MSETLLEVQGVTLAALLEAKERRANRQHEWLLKHSQPVLSLTLVTPGPLKDSIRYRNCMAVALQACDQLLWRYRWPVLERRVLWLPTGAEAMWSVAHSASELKAATVELEQTHPLGRLWDADVICPQNGPVGRTSLDLSGRRCLVCNEPAHACARSRRHPMDEVTARVERLIDGWFSRD; encoded by the coding sequence ATGAGTGAAACGCTTCTGGAGGTGCAGGGCGTTACCCTTGCCGCCCTGCTTGAGGCCAAAGAGCGACGGGCGAACCGGCAGCACGAGTGGCTGCTTAAGCATAGCCAGCCGGTGCTTTCCCTGACGCTGGTAACGCCGGGCCCGCTGAAAGACAGCATTCGCTATCGTAACTGCATGGCGGTGGCGCTGCAGGCCTGTGACCAGCTGCTGTGGCGCTATCGCTGGCCGGTTCTCGAGCGGCGGGTGCTGTGGCTGCCGACCGGCGCCGAAGCGATGTGGAGCGTGGCGCACTCCGCCAGCGAGCTTAAAGCAGCCACGGTCGAGCTGGAGCAAACCCATCCGCTCGGCAGGCTGTGGGATGCGGACGTGATTTGCCCGCAAAATGGCCCGGTGGGGCGAACCTCGCTGGACCTGTCGGGGCGGCGCTGCCTGGTGTGCAACGAGCCCGCGCATGCCTGCGCGCGTTCTCGCCGCCACCCCATGGATGAAGTCACCGCGCGCGTTGAGAGGCTGATAGATGGCTGGTTTTCCAGGGATTAA
- the citG gene encoding triphosphoribosyl-dephospho-CoA synthase CitG produces MAGFPGINPASAAAPDVPGLVRQALLDEVWLTPKPGLVDGANSGSHRDMDLPMFLDSITAIGPWFSTFHALGREHAGRGACEMLRLIRPAGIACEQAMYQATQGVNTHKGGVFSLGLLSTAAGRLQGQGKALTASALCASVSEICSGLVERELVVARKASSVGERLYQQFGLTGARGEAESGFLTVRQHVLPYWQTESCPKRRRLNAMLRLMAANPDTNLVSRGGLAGLRYVQRYAARLLQQGWHEDDLRQMDADLIGRNLSPGGSADLLAVSAVLAEIAA; encoded by the coding sequence ATGGCTGGTTTTCCAGGGATTAACCCAGCTTCTGCCGCCGCACCGGATGTGCCAGGTCTGGTGCGGCAGGCGCTGCTGGACGAAGTTTGGTTGACGCCAAAGCCGGGGCTGGTGGACGGCGCCAACAGCGGCTCGCACCGCGATATGGATCTGCCGATGTTTCTCGACAGCATCACCGCCATTGGCCCCTGGTTCAGCACGTTCCACGCTCTGGGGCGTGAACATGCGGGGCGCGGAGCCTGCGAGATGCTGCGGCTGATCCGTCCGGCGGGCATCGCCTGCGAGCAGGCAATGTACCAGGCCACCCAAGGGGTGAATACGCACAAAGGCGGCGTGTTTTCGCTGGGGCTGCTTTCAACCGCCGCCGGCCGACTGCAGGGGCAAGGCAAAGCGCTCACCGCATCGGCTTTATGTGCCAGCGTGAGCGAGATATGCAGCGGACTCGTGGAAAGAGAGCTGGTCGTGGCCCGTAAGGCTTCGTCGGTTGGTGAAAGGCTCTATCAGCAGTTTGGCCTGACCGGCGCACGCGGCGAGGCGGAAAGCGGATTCCTGACGGTGCGCCAGCACGTGCTGCCTTACTGGCAGACTGAGAGTTGCCCGAAACGTCGCCGGCTTAATGCGATGCTGCGCCTGATGGCCGCTAACCCGGACACTAACCTGGTTTCACGCGGCGGGCTGGCCGGGCTGCGCTATGTGCAACGCTATGCCGCGCGCTTGCTGCAACAGGGCTGGCACGAGGACGATCTCCGGCAAATGGACGCCGACCTTATCGGCCGTAATCTTAGCCCCGGCGGAAGCGCGGATCTGCTGGCGGTCAGCGCTGTTTTAGCGGAAATTGCGGCGTAA
- a CDS encoding fumarylacetoacetate hydrolase family protein has protein sequence MKLASYLLQGQRSYGVVTPEGIIDLGRRLGSRFADLKALLAADAVHEALAFAGLKADVAAADVRWLPVIERPEKILCVGMNYADKRKEFDQHNPAPTLFVRFADSQTGHDSPVVKPHHSSEFDYEGELAVIIGKGGVNIAAADALSHVAGYSCYMDGSARDWQHTWFTAGKNWPQTGAFGPWMTTADEIRDPHDLAIRTWLNGRMVQEDNTSSMIHKVAELIEYISTFTSLSAGDVIITGSPGGVGKKRTPPLFMKPGDRIEVEIERIGHLSNVIVESRVPQVSGAVAH, from the coding sequence ATGAAACTCGCAAGTTATTTACTTCAGGGTCAGCGGAGCTACGGCGTGGTTACGCCGGAAGGCATCATCGACCTGGGCCGTCGTTTAGGCTCGCGTTTTGCGGACCTGAAAGCGCTGCTGGCGGCGGACGCCGTACATGAAGCGCTGGCGTTTGCCGGGCTGAAGGCCGATGTTGCGGCCGCAGACGTTCGCTGGCTGCCGGTCATCGAACGTCCGGAGAAAATCCTCTGCGTTGGCATGAACTACGCCGACAAGCGCAAAGAGTTCGACCAGCACAACCCCGCCCCGACGCTGTTTGTGCGCTTCGCGGACTCCCAGACCGGGCATGATTCCCCGGTGGTGAAACCTCATCATTCCAGCGAATTCGACTACGAAGGCGAGCTGGCGGTGATCATCGGCAAAGGCGGTGTGAACATTGCCGCGGCGGATGCGCTGAGCCACGTGGCCGGCTACAGCTGCTATATGGACGGTTCGGCACGCGACTGGCAGCACACGTGGTTTACCGCCGGGAAAAACTGGCCGCAGACCGGCGCTTTTGGCCCGTGGATGACCACGGCGGATGAAATTCGTGACCCGCACGATCTGGCGATCCGCACCTGGCTGAACGGCCGCATGGTGCAGGAAGACAACACCAGTAGCATGATCCACAAGGTGGCCGAGCTTATCGAATACATCTCGACCTTCACCTCGCTCAGCGCGGGCGACGTGATCATTACCGGCTCTCCCGGCGGCGTTGGCAAGAAGCGCACGCCACCGCTGTTTATGAAGCCGGGCGACCGCATCGAGGTTGAGATTGAGCGTATCGGCCATCTCAGCAATGTGATCGTTGAGTCACGCGTGCCGCAGGTTTCAGGGGCGGTGGCCCACTAA
- the citC gene encoding [citrate (pro-3S)-lyase] ligase, with amino-acid sequence MFQSNPIEFSTVDPQRQPQALAAIRDLLGRNQLGLDGDIELFVVALAGAKIVGCVGLAWRTIKCVAVDEAWRGDNLSVRLLGEIQHIAMERGQAHLFLFTRPYNLDRFRQSGFWPLVQVDEAAVLMENTPVGISRYCAGLEKLRKPGNRIGSIVMNANPFTLGHRYLAEQAAARCDWLHLFVVREDASFFPFEERWEMVRQGVAHLPNVIVHPGSDYLISRATFPGYFLKESGLIDKTWSAMDLMIFRDYVAPALGVTHRFVGNEPFCAVTREYNQAMRYWLEVHRHHSAASIQVVELPRKCHAAGREISASEVRALLKSQQMARIREIVPDSTFSHLQRHYALDMA; translated from the coding sequence ATGTTCCAGTCCAACCCTATCGAGTTCAGTACCGTCGATCCGCAGCGCCAGCCGCAGGCGCTGGCGGCCATACGGGATCTGCTGGGGCGTAACCAGCTCGGGCTGGACGGCGACATTGAGCTGTTCGTCGTCGCCCTTGCCGGGGCAAAGATCGTCGGCTGTGTGGGGCTGGCGTGGCGCACCATCAAGTGCGTGGCGGTGGATGAAGCCTGGCGCGGGGATAACCTCAGCGTGCGGCTGCTGGGGGAAATCCAGCATATCGCGATGGAACGCGGGCAGGCGCATCTGTTCCTGTTTACCCGCCCGTACAACCTTGACCGGTTTCGCCAGAGCGGTTTCTGGCCGCTGGTGCAGGTCGACGAGGCTGCGGTGCTGATGGAAAACACTCCCGTGGGCATCAGCCGCTACTGCGCCGGGCTGGAGAAATTGCGCAAACCGGGAAATCGGATCGGCTCCATCGTGATGAACGCCAACCCGTTCACCCTCGGCCACCGCTACCTGGCCGAACAGGCGGCGGCGCGCTGCGACTGGCTGCATCTGTTTGTGGTCCGTGAGGACGCTTCATTTTTTCCGTTCGAGGAGCGGTGGGAGATGGTTCGCCAGGGAGTGGCTCACTTACCCAACGTGATTGTGCATCCCGGCTCTGACTACCTGATCTCCCGCGCCACCTTTCCGGGTTATTTCCTGAAAGAGAGCGGGCTTATCGACAAAACCTGGAGCGCAATGGACCTGATGATTTTCCGTGACTACGTCGCTCCGGCGCTGGGCGTGACCCACCGGTTTGTCGGCAACGAGCCGTTCTGCGCCGTCACCCGCGAGTACAACCAGGCCATGCGCTACTGGCTGGAGGTGCATCGCCACCACAGCGCGGCGTCGATTCAGGTGGTCGAGCTGCCGCGTAAATGCCATGCCGCCGGACGAGAGATTTCCGCCTCTGAAGTCCGTGCCTTACTCAAGAGCCAGCAAATGGCCCGCATCCGGGAAATTGTCCCGGACAGTACCTTTAGCCATCTTCAGCGGCACTACGCGCTGGATATGGCCTGA
- the citE gene encoding citrate (pro-3S)-lyase subunit beta — MKKLRRSMLFLPGANAAMLSTAFIYRPDSIMFDLEDAVALREKDTARVLVFHALQHPMYRDIETVVRINPLNTPFGLDDLEAVVRAGVDVVRLPKTDTPEDIFLLESHLERIEKACGREPGSTKLVAAIESAVGVINAVAIARSSPRLIGIALAAFDYVMDMQTERGDGTELFYARCAVLHAARAAGIDAFDVVWSDVNNEAGFLREVELIRKMGFNGKSLINPRQIELLHNAYAPTQDEVDYARRVIAAADEGERNGLGVVSLNGKMIDAPIINHAQVVLERATASGVRR, encoded by the coding sequence ATGAAAAAACTCCGTCGCAGCATGCTGTTCCTCCCCGGCGCCAACGCCGCCATGCTTTCCACCGCCTTTATCTACCGCCCGGACTCGATCATGTTCGACCTGGAAGATGCCGTGGCGCTGCGTGAGAAAGATACCGCCCGCGTGCTGGTGTTCCACGCCCTGCAACACCCGATGTACCGGGACATTGAAACCGTGGTTCGCATTAATCCGTTGAATACACCGTTTGGCCTGGACGATCTTGAGGCCGTGGTGCGCGCAGGTGTGGACGTGGTGCGCCTGCCTAAAACCGACACGCCGGAAGACATCTTCCTGCTGGAGTCTCACCTCGAACGCATTGAGAAAGCGTGCGGGCGCGAGCCTGGCTCCACCAAACTCGTGGCAGCGATTGAATCCGCCGTGGGCGTGATCAACGCCGTTGCCATCGCACGTTCTTCCCCGCGTCTTATCGGCATTGCGCTGGCGGCCTTTGATTACGTGATGGATATGCAAACTGAGCGAGGCGATGGCACGGAGCTGTTCTATGCCCGCTGTGCGGTACTTCATGCCGCACGCGCCGCCGGGATTGACGCATTCGATGTGGTTTGGTCTGACGTGAATAACGAAGCCGGGTTCCTGCGGGAAGTCGAGCTGATCCGCAAAATGGGCTTCAACGGCAAATCGTTGATCAACCCCCGACAGATCGAGCTGCTGCATAACGCGTACGCGCCAACGCAGGACGAAGTCGACTATGCCCGCCGGGTCATTGCCGCCGCCGATGAAGGGGAGCGCAACGGCCTGGGCGTGGTGTCGCTCAACGGCAAGATGATCGACGCGCCAATCATTAACCATGCGCAGGTGGTGCTTGAGCGCGCCACTGCTTCCGGCGTGCGTCGCTAA
- the citD gene encoding citrate lyase acyl carrier protein encodes MRIVKQALAGTLESSDLLVRVAPAEGEFSLMIHSEVQKQFGAQIRRVAEQTLAQLGVKEGIFILEDKGALDCVIRARLQSAVLRAADAEKIDWEKLQ; translated from the coding sequence ATGAGAATCGTAAAGCAAGCCTTAGCCGGGACGCTGGAGTCCAGCGATCTGCTGGTGAGAGTGGCCCCCGCTGAAGGCGAGTTCAGCCTGATGATCCACAGCGAAGTACAAAAGCAGTTTGGCGCCCAGATTCGCCGGGTGGCGGAGCAAACCCTTGCCCAGCTCGGCGTGAAAGAAGGGATTTTTATTCTGGAAGACAAAGGCGCGCTGGACTGCGTGATTCGCGCCCGTTTGCAAAGCGCGGTGCTGCGCGCCGCCGATGCCGAAAAAATTGACTGGGAAAAACTACAATGA
- a CDS encoding ATP-binding protein: protein MKVSFQIRLFIYLVAFFSVLFAMLGTYYYFDVGRQLYQEMSTRARMQAEDIALIPSLRESVEKKDIPAIHDFMQKLVIHSDASFIVIGDEHGIHLYHSAHADRVGKTLVGGDNEEVLRGKSITTLRQGGLGLSLRSKAPIFDQHGKVIGIVSVGYLKSYLDDVTSGKVINILLAAVILLLALFVFSWYFTRSIKKQMFSLEPRQISLLVRQQKAMMESIYEGVIAIDSRSQIEVINKAAKKLLALEQPSREIRGKQISEVIEPVTFFDPQVMLARDTHDEICAFNDLSVLASRVRIELEGVLQGWVITFRDRKDIDSLSFQLSQVKRYVDNLRIMRHEQLNRMATLAGLLHMARYDDAKRYIKAQSEHAQEVLDFVSARFCSATLCGLLLGKYARAREKGVSLAFDPACSMTRMPSNVPESELISIIGNLLDNAIEATQRAEGEHQPVEVYIVMNDRELVIEVADHGVGIAPELRDHIFTPGVTTKTHGDHGLGLHLIASYVALAKGTVEVSDNLPSGTVFSVFIPDVVVPGSDLNPT, encoded by the coding sequence ATGAAAGTCTCCTTTCAAATACGCTTATTTATCTATCTGGTTGCTTTCTTTTCCGTGCTATTTGCCATGCTCGGGACCTATTACTATTTCGACGTTGGCCGCCAGCTTTACCAGGAAATGAGTACCCGGGCGAGAATGCAGGCAGAGGATATTGCTTTAATTCCTTCGTTGCGGGAATCGGTAGAAAAAAAAGATATTCCGGCGATACACGACTTTATGCAAAAGCTGGTCATCCATAGCGATGCCAGCTTTATCGTCATCGGCGACGAACACGGCATCCACCTCTACCATTCCGCGCATGCCGACCGGGTGGGCAAAACCCTGGTTGGCGGCGATAACGAAGAGGTGCTGCGGGGCAAAAGCATCACCACGCTGCGCCAGGGGGGTCTTGGCCTGTCGCTGCGCAGCAAAGCGCCGATATTCGACCAGCACGGCAAAGTGATTGGCATCGTGTCGGTGGGCTATCTGAAGAGCTACCTGGATGACGTCACGTCCGGCAAGGTGATCAACATCCTGCTGGCGGCGGTGATCCTGCTGCTGGCGCTGTTTGTTTTCTCCTGGTACTTCACGCGCAGCATCAAAAAGCAGATGTTCTCGCTGGAGCCACGGCAGATCAGCCTGCTGGTGCGCCAGCAAAAAGCGATGATGGAGTCGATTTATGAGGGCGTGATCGCCATCGACAGCCGCTCGCAGATCGAGGTGATCAACAAAGCGGCGAAGAAACTGCTTGCCCTGGAACAGCCTTCGCGCGAGATCCGCGGCAAGCAAATCTCCGAGGTGATCGAGCCGGTAACGTTTTTTGATCCGCAGGTAATGCTGGCGCGGGATACCCACGATGAAATCTGCGCCTTTAACGATCTTAGCGTGCTCGCCAGCCGGGTCCGCATCGAACTTGAGGGCGTTTTGCAGGGCTGGGTTATCACCTTCCGCGACCGTAAAGACATTGATAGCCTGAGCTTCCAGCTCAGCCAGGTTAAGCGTTACGTGGACAACCTGCGCATCATGCGGCACGAGCAGCTTAATCGCATGGCAACGCTTGCCGGGCTGCTGCATATGGCCCGCTACGACGACGCCAAACGCTATATCAAGGCGCAGTCCGAGCACGCGCAGGAAGTGCTGGATTTTGTCTCCGCGCGCTTCTGTTCCGCCACGCTGTGCGGCCTGCTGCTGGGGAAATATGCCAGAGCACGAGAAAAAGGCGTGTCGCTGGCGTTCGACCCGGCCTGCAGCATGACGAGAATGCCGTCTAACGTGCCGGAATCCGAGCTGATTTCGATTATTGGTAACCTGCTGGATAACGCCATCGAAGCCACCCAGCGCGCCGAAGGCGAGCACCAGCCGGTGGAAGTTTATATCGTGATGAACGACCGGGAGCTGGTTATCGAAGTGGCCGACCACGGCGTCGGCATTGCGCCTGAGCTGCGCGACCACATTTTCACGCCGGGCGTCACCACCAAAACCCACGGCGACCACGGGCTCGGCCTGCACCTTATCGCCAGCTACGTGGCGCTGGCGAAGGGCACCGTGGAGGTTTCAGACAACCTGCCGAGCGGCACCGTGTTCTCGGTATTTATTCCAGACGTTGTCGTTCCGGGGAGCGACCTCAACCCAACGTAA
- a CDS encoding 2-hydroxycarboxylate transporter family protein, producing MSTTDDSYNIIPESIDINKPTIKERWWHILDSWKVGIIPLPLFVLAGALIAIDCLGGKLPSDIVVMVATLAFFGFACGEFGKRLPVIGKMGAAAICATFIPSALVYYGLLPDAVVESTTKFYKSTNILYLYICCIIVGSIMSMNRTTLIQGFLRIFFPMLCGEVVGMVVGMGVGLALGLEPFQIFFFLILPIMAGGVGEGAIPLSIGYATLLHMDQGVALGRILPIVMLGSLTAIVISGCLNQLGKRFPHLTGEGELMPGKTNGGEKEQTAALFSGKADVTTIASGALLAVLLYMVGMLLHKLIGLPAPVGMLFVAVLIKLCHGVSPRMLAGSQVVYKFFQTAVTYPILFAVGVAITPWNELVDAFTLTNLLVIVSTVSALVATGFFVGKKIGMHPIDVAIVSCCQSGQGGTGDVAILTAGNRMSLMPFAQIATRIGGAINVSVALLVLGNFLV from the coding sequence ATGAGCACGACCGATGATTCCTACAACATCATTCCTGAATCTATTGATATTAATAAGCCGACGATCAAGGAGCGCTGGTGGCATATTCTCGACAGCTGGAAGGTGGGCATCATCCCGCTGCCGCTGTTTGTGCTGGCCGGGGCGCTGATCGCCATCGACTGCCTCGGCGGTAAGCTGCCGAGCGATATCGTGGTGATGGTGGCGACGCTGGCCTTCTTTGGCTTTGCCTGCGGCGAGTTTGGCAAGCGCCTGCCGGTGATCGGCAAGATGGGCGCCGCCGCCATCTGTGCCACCTTCATCCCTTCCGCGCTGGTGTATTACGGCCTGCTGCCGGATGCGGTGGTGGAGTCCACCACCAAATTCTATAAATCCACCAACATTCTTTACCTCTACATCTGCTGCATCATCGTCGGCAGCATCATGAGCATGAACCGCACCACGCTGATTCAGGGTTTCCTGCGCATCTTCTTCCCGATGCTGTGCGGCGAAGTGGTGGGCATGGTAGTCGGCATGGGCGTTGGCCTGGCTTTAGGCCTTGAGCCGTTCCAAATCTTCTTCTTCCTGATCCTGCCGATCATGGCCGGGGGCGTGGGGGAAGGGGCGATCCCGCTGTCTATCGGCTACGCCACGTTGCTGCATATGGACCAGGGCGTAGCGCTGGGGCGCATTCTGCCTATCGTGATGCTGGGCAGCCTGACGGCTATCGTTATCTCCGGCTGCCTGAATCAGCTGGGTAAACGCTTCCCGCACCTGACCGGTGAAGGTGAGCTGATGCCGGGCAAAACCAACGGCGGCGAAAAAGAACAAACCGCTGCCCTGTTTAGCGGCAAAGCGGACGTTACCACTATCGCTTCCGGCGCGCTGCTGGCGGTGCTGCTCTACATGGTAGGTATGCTGCTGCATAAACTGATTGGCCTGCCTGCGCCGGTCGGCATGCTGTTTGTCGCGGTGCTGATCAAGCTCTGTCACGGCGTTTCCCCACGTATGCTGGCGGGTTCTCAGGTGGTTTATAAATTCTTCCAGACCGCCGTGACCTACCCGATTCTGTTTGCCGTCGGCGTGGCGATCACCCCGTGGAACGAGCTGGTTGACGCTTTCACCCTTACCAACCTGCTGGTGATCGTCAGCACCGTCAGCGCGCTGGTGGCGACCGGCTTCTTCGTCGGGAAAAAGATCGGCATGCACCCAATCGATGTAGCCATCGTCTCCTGCTGCCAGAGCGGGCAGGGCGGCACCGGCGACGTCGCGATTCTTACCGCCGGCAACCGTATGTCGCTGATGCCGTTCGCCCAGATTGCTACCCGCATCGGTGGGGCGATCAACGTTTCGGTGGCGCTGCTGGTGCTTGGCAACTTTCTTGTCTGA
- a CDS encoding NADP-dependent oxidoreductase, whose amino-acid sequence MAQTADKNRRFVLAKRPQGMPTREDLHLEEVTVPTPGKGEVLLRTLFLSLDPYMRGRMSDAKSYSAPIGIGEVIVGGTVSRVESSQHPDYQPGDLVLADSGWQDYSISNGEGLRKLDKNMSHPSWALGLLGMPGFTGYMGLTDIGNPQPGETVVVAAASGAVGSIVGQTARLRGAKIIGIAGGEDKCRYVKETLKFDECLDHRASDFAAQLAKACPNGIDVYFENVGGAVFDAVFPLLNTKARIPVCGMISQYNGGSSAFEHDRLPELMATILKKRMRVEGFIISQDYSHRYEEFFKQMSAWIAAGEIEFREDIVDGLENTVEAFQGLLSGKNFGKLIVKVAE is encoded by the coding sequence ATGGCCCAGACCGCAGATAAAAACCGTCGTTTTGTGCTGGCTAAGCGCCCGCAGGGAATGCCGACCCGCGAAGATCTCCATCTGGAAGAAGTGACTGTTCCAACCCCCGGTAAAGGCGAGGTGCTGCTGCGCACGCTTTTCCTGTCCCTCGACCCGTATATGCGCGGGCGCATGAGCGACGCTAAATCCTACTCGGCGCCGATTGGCATCGGTGAAGTCATCGTCGGCGGCACCGTTAGCCGGGTGGAAAGCTCGCAGCATCCTGATTATCAGCCGGGTGACCTGGTGCTGGCTGATTCTGGCTGGCAGGACTATTCGATTTCAAATGGGGAAGGCCTGCGGAAGCTGGATAAAAACATGTCTCACCCTTCCTGGGCGCTGGGGCTGCTCGGCATGCCGGGCTTTACCGGCTACATGGGGCTGACCGATATCGGTAACCCGCAGCCGGGTGAAACCGTAGTTGTAGCTGCCGCCAGCGGCGCAGTGGGCTCCATCGTGGGGCAAACGGCTCGCCTGCGCGGCGCTAAGATCATCGGCATTGCGGGTGGTGAAGATAAATGTCGCTATGTAAAAGAGACCCTGAAGTTTGATGAGTGCCTCGATCACCGCGCCAGCGATTTTGCTGCACAGCTGGCCAAAGCCTGCCCCAACGGCATCGACGTCTATTTTGAAAACGTCGGCGGCGCGGTGTTTGACGCGGTCTTCCCGCTGCTGAATACCAAAGCGCGTATCCCTGTTTGCGGCATGATTAGCCAGTACAACGGCGGCAGCAGCGCGTTTGAGCACGATCGTCTGCCTGAGCTGATGGCAACCATTCTGAAAAAACGCATGCGCGTGGAAGGGTTTATCATCAGCCAGGATTACAGCCACCGCTACGAGGAGTTCTTTAAGCAGATGAGCGCGTGGATCGCCGCCGGAGAGATTGAGTTCCGTGAAGATATCGTGGACGGCCTGGAGAATACCGTGGAGGCGTTCCAGGGGCTGCTGTCCGGGAAGAACTTTGGCAAGTTGATCGTGAAGGTGGCGGAATAG